From Candidatus Protochlamydia phocaeensis, one genomic window encodes:
- the rfaE1 gene encoding D-glycero-beta-D-manno-heptose-7-phosphate kinase, which yields MVKLANILGSLNPAKVMVVGDMLLDSYTVGKARRISPEAPVAVIHVHHEEHRPGGAGNVILNLISLGATVIPLGRIGKDWAGDMLCKALQQEGVGADSIFVQESYRTPVKNRIIADNQQIVRVDFEQAIPLSGHLEEELINALPALMQDVKIIALSDYGKGFLTPKLTQAIIQQAKERQIIVITDPKGQDFSKYQGTTIIKPNLSEVYAAAGMPAHAPLEDVSRKVLQITQAQMLMVTRSEAGISVFEASGARQDFPVHAKEVKDVTGAGDTVLAMLAYALANQLSYAEAAQLCNVAAGIAIEHVGCARVSLSDLAHRLFESDMCHKVFDRERLFVLREVLKKKPFHILVVSSGEMLTPKLFQTIKQLTNDGESLLVYIKDPQPSQNFIDMLASLREVSFILIHQENMNFLSRQAHPLATYEFNEHQLRPCQLTSSLLESLALNK from the coding sequence ATGGTAAAGCTTGCGAATATTCTTGGGTCTTTGAATCCGGCCAAGGTAATGGTGGTTGGAGATATGCTTCTCGATTCCTATACCGTAGGAAAGGCACGCCGCATTTCCCCTGAAGCGCCTGTTGCCGTTATCCATGTGCATCATGAAGAGCATCGTCCGGGCGGAGCTGGAAATGTCATTCTTAACTTGATCTCTTTGGGGGCGACAGTTATTCCGCTAGGCCGCATAGGTAAAGATTGGGCTGGCGATATGCTGTGCAAGGCTTTGCAGCAAGAGGGAGTAGGGGCGGACTCCATTTTTGTACAAGAGTCCTATCGAACCCCGGTTAAAAATCGAATCATTGCCGACAATCAGCAAATTGTTCGCGTAGATTTTGAACAAGCCATTCCTTTATCCGGCCATTTGGAAGAGGAATTAATAAATGCCCTGCCGGCGCTGATGCAGGATGTCAAGATCATTGCGTTATCCGATTATGGTAAAGGGTTTTTAACGCCGAAGTTAACCCAGGCAATTATTCAACAGGCTAAAGAACGGCAAATCATTGTTATTACGGATCCCAAAGGACAAGATTTCAGCAAATATCAGGGAACAACAATCATTAAGCCTAATCTGTCAGAAGTGTACGCGGCGGCAGGAATGCCGGCCCATGCTCCCCTAGAGGACGTGTCTCGCAAAGTTTTGCAGATCACCCAAGCGCAAATGCTCATGGTTACGCGTTCGGAGGCCGGCATTTCTGTATTCGAAGCGTCAGGCGCGCGGCAAGATTTTCCTGTCCATGCAAAAGAGGTAAAAGATGTGACGGGAGCCGGCGACACCGTGCTTGCGATGCTAGCCTATGCCCTTGCCAATCAGCTGTCTTATGCAGAAGCTGCCCAATTATGCAATGTCGCTGCCGGAATCGCGATCGAACATGTCGGCTGTGCGAGAGTCAGTTTGTCCGACCTCGCCCATCGGTTATTTGAAAGTGATATGTGCCATAAAGTATTTGATCGAGAGCGCTTGTTTGTTTTGCGGGAAGTATTGAAAAAAAAGCCTTTTCATATTCTTGTTGTTTCTAGCGGAGAAATGCTTACCCCTAAATTATTTCAAACTATTAAGCAATTGACTAACGATGGAGAATCCTTATTAGTTTATATTAAAGATCCTCAGCCTTCGCAAAATTTTATTGATATGCTTGCATCTTTAAGAGAAGTGAGCTTTATTTTAATTCATCAAGAGAATATGAATTTTTTAAGCCGCCAAGCTCATCCCTTAGCGACATATGAATTTAACGAGCATCAGCTGAGACCTTGCCAATTAACATCTTCGCTTTTGGAAAGCTTGGCTTTGAATAAATAA
- the rfaD gene encoding ADP-glyceromanno-heptose 6-epimerase → MMKMFDDQLIVITGGAGFIGSCVVRHLNDKGMSNIIIVDELRSSEKWKNLVGKRFVDILSKEQLFGWLVGRESIIEAFIHLGACSDTMETNASYLLENNYRFSVRLAEYALKNEQRFIYASSAATYGDGTKGFVDNEDKLYDLHPLNMYGFSKQLFDQWAFNEGVLNQLVGLKYFNVFGPNEWHKGRMASAITRMVPQILKGERVRLFKSSDPAHFADGEQKRDFIYVKDAVRMTCAFLENDAGGLYNIGSGVASTWNELARSVFHAMDREPKIDYIDMPTELVAKYQNYSRADMTKTLHVLKEQAHCLSLKDAIFDYVRKYLLPGRVW, encoded by the coding sequence ATGATGAAAATGTTTGATGATCAGCTCATTGTTATTACAGGAGGGGCTGGATTTATTGGATCCTGTGTGGTGCGCCATTTAAATGATAAGGGAATGAGCAATATCATTATTGTGGATGAATTGCGTTCTTCAGAGAAATGGAAAAATTTAGTTGGCAAGCGATTTGTTGATATTTTGTCTAAAGAGCAGCTCTTTGGGTGGCTGGTCGGACGCGAGTCGATTATAGAAGCGTTTATTCATTTAGGCGCCTGCTCAGATACCATGGAGACGAATGCAAGCTATCTGCTTGAGAATAATTATCGCTTCAGTGTGCGATTGGCGGAATATGCCTTGAAAAATGAACAGCGTTTTATCTATGCGTCTTCAGCTGCTACTTATGGAGATGGAACTAAAGGATTTGTGGACAATGAAGATAAGTTGTATGATTTGCATCCCCTCAATATGTATGGCTTTTCCAAGCAGCTTTTTGACCAATGGGCATTTAATGAAGGGGTATTAAATCAGTTGGTCGGATTAAAATATTTTAATGTTTTTGGACCTAACGAATGGCATAAAGGGCGAATGGCCTCTGCCATTACCCGCATGGTTCCGCAAATATTAAAAGGAGAGAGGGTAAGGCTATTTAAATCTTCGGATCCGGCCCATTTTGCCGATGGCGAGCAAAAGAGGGACTTTATCTACGTCAAAGACGCCGTGAGAATGACCTGCGCCTTCTTGGAGAATGACGCGGGAGGGTTGTATAATATTGGGAGCGGCGTTGCCTCGACGTGGAATGAGTTGGCCCGATCGGTTTTCCATGCAATGGATAGAGAGCCTAAAATTGACTATATCGATATGCCGACGGAATTAGTTGCTAAATATCAAAATTACAGCCGTGCTGATATGACGAAAACGCTTCACGTTTTAAAAGAGCAGGCGCATTGCCTGTCATTAAAAGATGCAATCTTTGATTATGTAAGAAAATATTTATTGCCAGGAAGGGTATGGTAA
- the grpE gene encoding nucleotide exchange factor GrpE, which translates to MTDESSKNDPSSNWPKDVREAYESLKLPSLYDCVLENERLSLELRKQGRDIKIMAENMGKMVSQFDSLLMAISEEWEEYEEEPEGALPAIASLSEKEGELTDLEIELLNDRQAYLEKQSQEAFIEIADAIFDLSQYSKQMSHQVLNVLPKKEGLLAHLPYWHPLVENLIGLWQGQVNHLRYKMLARLENMHIYLIDPQSGEEFNEDEHQALERIAGGQMGKIAQTIRVGYRHGNKILRQAAVAIFV; encoded by the coding sequence ATGACCGATGAATCTTCGAAAAATGATCCTTCCTCCAATTGGCCAAAAGATGTTCGAGAAGCTTATGAGAGCCTTAAATTGCCAAGCTTGTATGATTGCGTTTTGGAAAATGAAAGGCTCAGTTTAGAACTGCGGAAACAAGGCCGGGATATTAAAATAATGGCTGAGAATATGGGTAAAATGGTGTCTCAGTTCGATAGCCTCTTAATGGCCATTTCTGAAGAGTGGGAAGAATACGAGGAAGAGCCGGAAGGGGCTCTCCCTGCTATAGCAAGCCTATCCGAAAAAGAAGGGGAGTTGACGGATTTAGAAATAGAACTTCTAAATGACAGGCAAGCGTATTTAGAAAAGCAATCGCAAGAAGCTTTTATTGAAATTGCCGATGCGATTTTTGATTTGTCTCAGTACTCCAAGCAAATGAGCCATCAAGTGCTAAACGTGCTGCCTAAAAAAGAAGGACTATTGGCTCATTTACCTTATTGGCATCCTTTAGTAGAAAACCTCATCGGGCTTTGGCAAGGGCAAGTCAATCATTTGCGCTATAAAATGCTAGCGCGTTTGGAAAATATGCACATTTATCTCATCGATCCGCAATCCGGAGAGGAATTCAACGAAGACGAGCATCAAGCGTTAGAACGCATAGCCGGAGGACAAATGGGAAAAATTGCACAGACCATTCGCGTTGGCTATCGGCATGGCAATAAAATATTAAGGCAAGCTGCGGTCGCTATATTTGTTTAA
- the ispE gene encoding 4-(cytidine 5'-diphospho)-2-C-methyl-D-erythritol kinase — protein sequence MLQLFSPAKINLFLRIVGKRPDGYHELSSLFQTIDLGDHLTYEPCERDSLTCSDPSLPTNSSNLVLKAVELFRRKTGLKVFFKIHLDKHIPYEAGLGGGSSNAATTLWACNLLAKTDIPTEKLRDWSAEIGSDIPFFFSQGTAYCTGRGENVYALPALPPRQLWVIKPQGGLSTPEVYRRLNLSVQEEMPGLAKQDLEKYLSGATPSFNDLEKAAFEMRPELNELKQSLLKNGFNTVLMSGSGSSFFCLGDGQLPSDPSYRLFSAQFINRASDRWY from the coding sequence ATGCTCCAATTATTTTCTCCGGCTAAGATCAATCTTTTCCTACGCATCGTAGGCAAGCGTCCTGATGGCTATCACGAACTTTCTTCTCTTTTTCAAACCATCGATTTGGGCGATCACCTTACTTATGAGCCTTGCGAGCGAGATAGTCTAACTTGCAGCGATCCTAGCCTGCCTACCAATTCCTCTAATTTAGTTCTAAAAGCGGTCGAATTATTTCGCCGTAAAACAGGGCTGAAAGTATTTTTTAAAATTCACTTAGACAAGCATATTCCCTATGAAGCTGGGCTAGGCGGGGGCAGCAGCAATGCCGCGACAACGCTGTGGGCTTGCAATCTGCTTGCCAAAACAGATATTCCGACTGAAAAGTTACGTGACTGGAGTGCTGAAATCGGCTCGGACATTCCCTTTTTCTTTTCTCAAGGGACCGCTTATTGTACGGGGCGTGGAGAGAATGTATATGCATTGCCTGCCTTGCCGCCGCGCCAGTTGTGGGTGATAAAACCTCAAGGCGGCCTATCGACCCCTGAAGTTTACCGCCGCTTGAATCTTTCAGTCCAAGAAGAGATGCCCGGGCTGGCCAAGCAAGATTTGGAAAAGTATTTATCCGGCGCGACTCCGTCTTTTAATGATTTGGAAAAGGCGGCTTTTGAAATGAGGCCCGAACTGAATGAGTTAAAGCAGTCTCTTTTAAAGAACGGCTTTAATACGGTTCTCATGTCTGGCTCCGGCTCCTCTTTTTTTTGTTTAGGGGATGGACAGCTTCCATCCGATCCTTCTTATCGTCTATTTTCTGCTCAATTCATCAACCGTGCTTCAGACAGATGGTATTAA
- the rplI gene encoding 50S ribosomal protein L9 codes for MATQLLLLEDVEALGRSGEIVNVKPGYARNFLIPQGLAVLASKQALRMQERLQEERSKKAAIDKEESEAIAAKIQDISLTKVVKVDQEGHMYGSVTSTEIVQLLLDQAHVEVEKRAVQLKHPIKTTGVHEIAIKLKEGVTASFNLKVMSEEGHRAAMEEQQAS; via the coding sequence ATGGCAACACAATTGTTGTTACTAGAAGATGTAGAAGCCCTTGGTCGAAGTGGCGAAATTGTCAATGTAAAACCTGGCTATGCACGCAACTTTTTGATCCCGCAAGGATTGGCAGTATTGGCCAGCAAGCAAGCTTTGCGCATGCAAGAGCGTTTGCAAGAAGAGCGCAGTAAAAAAGCTGCAATCGACAAAGAAGAATCAGAAGCTATTGCAGCAAAGATTCAGGATATTTCTTTGACAAAAGTTGTCAAAGTTGATCAGGAAGGACATATGTATGGTTCAGTCACATCTACAGAGATCGTTCAACTGTTGTTGGATCAGGCTCATGTGGAAGTAGAAAAAAGAGCCGTGCAGCTTAAGCATCCGATCAAGACGACAGGCGTTCATGAGATCGCTATCAAATTGAAAGAAGGGGTAACAGCCAGCTTTAATTTGAAAGTGATGTCAGAAGAAGGACATCGCGCAGCAATGGAAGAGCAACAAGCCTCTTAA
- the rpsR gene encoding 30S ribosomal protein S18 → MQKKTRTNPEYSDARSKKRKRCPFTAAGIKEIDYKDIDTLTKFITERGKILPRRITGVSAYHQKKLTAAIKRARHVALLPFVAEV, encoded by the coding sequence ATGCAGAAAAAAACTAGAACTAATCCTGAATACTCTGATGCGCGTTCTAAGAAGCGTAAGCGTTGCCCTTTTACAGCAGCGGGCATCAAAGAAATTGATTACAAAGATATCGATACGCTGACAAAATTTATTACCGAGCGCGGCAAAATTTTACCAAGACGCATCACAGGTGTCTCTGCCTATCATCAAAAGAAATTAACAGCAGCAATTAAGCGCGCCAGACATGTAGCCTTGTTGCCATTTGTAGCTGAAGTTTAA
- the rpsF gene encoding 30S ribosomal protein S6: protein MSQNRQNLYEGMYVISATLSDDARHKALDRIQAGITNRGGEIKKVHEQGRRRLAYEIEGHREGYYYIVYFTAPTSTISELWQEYHLNEDLIRFITLRADKVMDKIEFKPLVEQQ, encoded by the coding sequence ATGAGCCAAAACAGACAAAACCTTTACGAAGGAATGTATGTCATTAGCGCAACGCTGAGCGATGATGCTCGCCATAAAGCTTTGGATCGTATCCAGGCCGGAATTACCAATCGCGGCGGAGAAATCAAAAAAGTTCACGAGCAAGGCAGACGCCGCTTAGCTTATGAAATTGAGGGACACCGGGAAGGATATTACTATATTGTTTACTTTACCGCTCCCACTTCAACCATTTCTGAATTGTGGCAAGAGTACCACTTAAATGAAGACTTAATCCGTTTTATTACTTTGCGTGCAGATAAAGTAATGGATAAAATTGAATTCAAACCCTTAGTTGAACAGCAGTAA
- the pth gene encoding aminoacyl-tRNA hydrolase, with translation MTQSKPLSFVFVGLGNPGSEYEMTRHNMGYLVVQALANRMGWHFKEDKYFNALIAKGVIGDASVHLFLPLTYMNLSGTAIKRYLNFFKLPLSHLVIVTDDIALSFGRLRLKTMGSAGGHNGLKSVETHLGTSHYIRLRMGIGHPGEKQLAGYVLDRFSPDELNHLTTFVDRGVDVLLRLLKENVSQVMNAVNTAPRKASPVSLPKQEPIDLTKPPLQG, from the coding sequence GTGACTCAGTCTAAGCCGCTTTCATTTGTTTTTGTTGGATTGGGAAATCCAGGCTCTGAATATGAGATGACGCGCCATAATATGGGATATCTCGTTGTTCAGGCTTTGGCTAACCGGATGGGATGGCACTTTAAAGAAGATAAGTATTTTAACGCGTTAATTGCAAAAGGAGTGATCGGAGATGCCTCTGTTCACTTATTTCTGCCCTTGACGTATATGAATCTGAGCGGAACGGCGATTAAGCGTTATTTAAATTTTTTTAAATTGCCGCTTAGCCATTTGGTTATTGTGACTGACGACATTGCCCTCTCTTTTGGAAGACTTCGATTAAAGACAATGGGGAGTGCTGGCGGCCATAATGGTCTAAAAAGCGTTGAAACTCATTTAGGGACCTCTCATTACATCCGCTTGCGGATGGGGATTGGCCATCCGGGTGAGAAACAGCTTGCCGGCTATGTATTAGATCGTTTCAGCCCAGATGAATTAAACCATTTAACGACGTTTGTTGATCGCGGGGTAGACGTTTTATTGCGCTTGCTGAAAGAAAACGTCTCTCAGGTCATGAACGCGGTCAACACAGCTCCTCGCAAGGCCAGTCCTGTAAGCTTGCCGAAGCAGGAGCCAATAGATTTAACAAAACCCCCTTTGCAGGGTTAG
- a CDS encoding 50S ribosomal protein L25/general stress protein Ctc, with the protein MKLQTVARKANSKSEVNKLRREGYIPAVLYTKGKEGETLAVKSAEFGAYLRQVKSGHLPTTKFTLVDDKGHERQVIIKDIQYNVTSYAVTHLDFEELVEDHKINVKVPIECIGAVDCVGIKLGGVLRQVIRHVRVRCLPKDMPSFFELDIKELGLKQSKRLSDIQIPETVRPLVDLHEVVAVIVKR; encoded by the coding sequence ATGAAACTGCAAACAGTAGCGAGAAAAGCAAACAGCAAGAGTGAAGTGAATAAGCTTCGCCGTGAAGGGTATATTCCAGCTGTCCTTTATACAAAGGGAAAAGAGGGAGAGACCTTAGCTGTTAAGAGTGCGGAATTTGGGGCTTATTTACGTCAAGTGAAGTCAGGCCATTTGCCAACAACTAAATTCACTTTAGTCGATGATAAAGGCCATGAGCGCCAAGTTATCATTAAAGATATTCAGTATAACGTGACTTCTTATGCTGTTACTCACTTGGACTTTGAAGAATTAGTAGAAGATCACAAGATCAATGTAAAAGTTCCTATCGAATGCATAGGCGCTGTAGACTGCGTAGGGATTAAGCTGGGCGGTGTGCTCCGTCAAGTCATTCGCCATGTGCGCGTGCGCTGCTTGCCAAAGGATATGCCTTCTTTTTTTGAATTAGACATTAAAGAATTGGGATTGAAGCAATCTAAGAGATTGTCTGATATTCAAATCCCAGAAACGGTGCGCCCTTTAGTCGATTTGCATGAAGTGGTTGCCGTTATTGTAAAACGCTAA
- the glgA gene encoding glycogen synthase GlgA, giving the protein MHIVHIASELAPLAKVGGLADVVLGLCRELSWKTHDVDIIIPKYDCMDSELIRDLTVDYKDLMSFYQGEWYSNTVWMGWVENLKVYFIEPHHPRFFFNRGCFYGCDDDIERFLYFSRAAIEFMYKKPVNPDIIHIHDWQTAVIAPLYANMYNALGFTKPKTILTIHNMEYQGKCAAKDLDLIGLDGTFYQQPTRMQDNLYPNLINLLKGGIVYSDYITTVSPNYAKEVLSPEGGRGLESTLLHYQNKFSGILNGIDYSYWNPEIDRFLPAHYSPRELPANKKDRNTLDKKGFIKKLLREKLLLAEEHRPIVGCITRLVPQKGIDLIKHTMRHIVDKKGQFVLLGSSPIPSISAEFHRLKHQYTDHPHIHLTLHHQEELAHMIYAGCDMFIVPSIFEPCGLTQMIALKYGTVPIVRKTGGLADTIVDVDYSGKPFEETNGYVFDYPDATGIDSALDRAIQCWFDDPEKWRNIMLNGMKIDYSWNHSADLYLNIYRKLKSGTI; this is encoded by the coding sequence ATGCATATTGTTCATATAGCGTCAGAATTAGCCCCTTTAGCCAAAGTAGGCGGCCTTGCCGACGTGGTTTTAGGCCTTTGTCGGGAATTATCCTGGAAAACCCATGATGTTGATATTATCATTCCAAAATATGATTGCATGGATAGCGAACTGATCCGCGATCTAACGGTTGATTACAAGGACCTCATGTCGTTTTATCAAGGGGAATGGTATTCTAATACTGTTTGGATGGGTTGGGTTGAAAACTTAAAGGTTTACTTTATCGAGCCCCATCATCCCCGCTTTTTTTTCAATCGCGGCTGCTTTTATGGCTGTGATGATGATATTGAGCGTTTTCTTTATTTCTCTCGCGCCGCCATTGAATTTATGTACAAAAAGCCCGTCAATCCCGATATTATTCATATACATGACTGGCAGACGGCCGTGATCGCTCCCCTTTACGCTAATATGTACAATGCGTTAGGCTTCACTAAGCCCAAGACGATCCTAACAATCCACAATATGGAATACCAAGGCAAATGTGCGGCAAAAGATCTCGATCTGATCGGCTTAGATGGCACCTTTTATCAGCAACCGACCCGCATGCAGGACAATCTTTATCCCAATCTCATCAATCTTCTCAAAGGCGGCATTGTTTATTCCGATTACATTACAACAGTATCTCCCAATTATGCTAAAGAAGTTCTTAGCCCTGAAGGGGGAAGAGGTTTAGAATCCACGCTCTTGCATTATCAGAATAAATTCTCCGGCATTTTAAACGGAATTGACTATTCTTATTGGAATCCCGAAATTGATCGTTTTCTTCCGGCCCATTACTCACCACGCGAACTGCCGGCTAACAAAAAAGATCGCAACACGCTTGATAAAAAAGGATTTATCAAAAAGTTATTGAGAGAGAAACTCTTATTAGCTGAGGAACACCGTCCTATTGTCGGTTGCATCACGCGTTTGGTTCCCCAAAAAGGCATTGATTTAATTAAACATACCATGCGGCATATTGTGGACAAGAAAGGACAATTTGTCCTTTTAGGAAGCAGCCCCATTCCAAGCATTAGCGCCGAATTTCATCGCCTTAAGCATCAATATACAGATCATCCTCACATTCATTTAACTTTGCATCATCAAGAAGAGCTTGCCCACATGATTTATGCAGGCTGCGACATGTTTATTGTTCCCTCCATTTTCGAGCCATGCGGGCTAACGCAAATGATCGCTTTAAAATACGGTACGGTCCCCATTGTCAGGAAAACAGGCGGATTAGCCGATACCATTGTTGACGTTGATTACTCGGGCAAGCCTTTTGAAGAAACAAATGGCTATGTTTTTGATTATCCCGATGCAACCGGAATAGATTCCGCTCTAGATCGCGCTATTCAATGTTGGTTCGACGATCCGGAAAAATGGCGGAACATCATGCTTAATGGCATGAAAATAGACTATAGCTGGAATCATTCAGCAGATCTTTACTTGAATATTTATAGAAAACTTAAATCCGGAACGATTTAA